One genomic window of Silurus meridionalis isolate SWU-2019-XX chromosome 22, ASM1480568v1, whole genome shotgun sequence includes the following:
- the gmpr gene encoding GMP reductase 1 isoform X2, giving the protein MDTTGTFEMAQVMSKHTLFTTIHKHYTLEDWKTFASNHPECLEHVAASSGSGQADLEKLCSILEAIPLIKYICLDVANGYSEHFVEFVKTVRGKFPNHTIMAGNVVTGEMVEELILSGADIIKVGIGPGSVCTTRIKTGVGYPQLSAVIECADSAHGLKGHIISDGGCSCPGDVAKAFGAGADFVMLGGMLAGHDQCAGEVIEKDGKKFKLFYGMSSDTAMKKHVGGVAEYRASEGRTVQVAYKGDVEDTIRDILGGLRSTCTYVGAAKLKELSRRTTFIRVTQQSSQMFT; this is encoded by the exons ATGGACACCACAGGTACTTTTGAAATGGCCCAGGTAATGAGCAAG catACTCTTTTTACTACCATCCACAAGCATTACACACTGGAGGACTGGAAGACGTTTGCATCCAATCATCCAGAGTGCCTAGAG CATGTCGCTGCAAGTTCAGGCAGTGGGCAGGCAGATCTGGAGAAACTGTGCAGCATCCTGGAAGCCATTCCACTCATTAAATACATCTGCCTGGATGTGGCCAATGGATATTCCGAGCACTTTGTGGAATTCGTCAAAACAGTCCGGGGAAAGTTCCCTAACCACACCATTATG GCTGGTAATGTGGTGACAGGAGAGATGGTAGAGGAGCTCATTCTGTCTGGAGCTGACATCATCAAAGTGGGCATCGGACCAG GTTCTGTGTGCACCACCCGCATCAAGACCGGGGTGGGCTACCCTCAGCTGAGCGCTGTTATTGAGTGTGCGGACTCTGCTCACGGGCTCAAAGGACACATCATTTCT GATGGAGGCTGCAGTTGCCCAGGGGATGTTGCCAAGGCTTTTG GCGCAGGGGCAGATTTCGTCATGCTAGGAGGAATGTTAGCGGGCCACGATCAGTGTGCCGGTGAAGTCATTGAAAAGGATGGAAAGAAGTTTAAGCTGTTCTATGGCATGAGCTCCGACACAGCCATGAAGAAACATGTTGGTGGTGTGGCAGAATACAG GGCCTCTGAGGGCCGGACTGTGCAGGTGGCATATAAAGGCGACGTAGAGGACACCATCAGAGACATCCTGGGTGGCCTGCGCTCCACTTGCACATATGTAGGAGCCGCCAAACTCAAAGAGCTCAGCCGCAGGACCACGTTTATCAGAGTTACACAGCAATCGAGTCAAATGTTCACCTAA
- the atxn1a gene encoding ataxin-1a, with protein MKSNHERSNECLPPKKREIPACTLPSEDRPMVMAPASESQRGGNLAWLASMASSHESNKQRTSSSAEAGGPHSKPTVSTVESTRALLTAASTIPTVCTSPLSQQAGTIQYSPMPPNLHFISPPYASPYASYISPLVPPAATTTTSSHRHTEAYTGTTNSLASKPDPVISTSDCIPQPHSTQFVQISSSQLSVVPCTASSPQSHLPLHLQQSLALSGSSQLLLHYSETPMLKKEDSRPREMLNGEQERGRRFNQPSESKVSSLAKGSLSTQHHHIHQRDHYDNRHMTIPPEYAQENTNLRNSLVLVPNSHNHSSADPGGNLDKLPPPLAPVEKGGICAGKPVSRTPSSTSLPFPPPSLPVDGLKAAVTTLSPHAVIHTTHSATEPLSLGLTSTNFYHAHQPIIGYIAGAGQPQSFSYHTSLPPHLLIPGTQPVIIPVSGAEAPATSTAPTFAAALPHAFVTSAAPKGESFETPASYPHPTGAVVQAQLHLPILPTCASLPATPPIPSTPSLPPYFTKGSIIQLADGELKRVEDLKTEDFLQSAEISSELKIDSSTVERIDSSHTPNSAIIQFAVGEHRSQVNVEVLVEYPFFVFGQGWSSCCPDRTTQLLELPCARLAVGDVCISLTLKNLKNGSLKKNQGQISDATSLGPPLKPPFKAPSGVTRRAARHTEQENGLAQCGRQGGVSSQTSKENGELGVCEKGAWKIPLSSESISKPAGRKRRWSAPEGRKVEKPEEEPPSTLPRSSFISQEVKISIEGRSNIGK; from the exons ATGAAGTCAAACCATGAACGAAGCAATGAGTGTTTACCCCCAAAGAAACGGGAAATTCCAGCATGTACCCTTCCCTCTGAGGATAGGCCTATGGTAATGGCGCCTGCCAGCGAGAGCCAGCGAGGAGGGAACCTTGCTTGGCTTGCCAGCATGGCCAGCAGCCATGAGAGCAACAAGCAGCGCACCAGCAGCTCAGCCGAAGCCGGCGGTCCTCATTCTAAACCAACAGTGTCCACTGTCGAGTCCACTCGTGCACTACTAACTGCAGCATCTACAATACCCACGGTGTGTACTTCACCACTTTCTCAACAGGCGGGCACCATCCAGTACTCTCCCATGCCACCCAACTTGCACTTTATCAGCCCCCCATATGCATCTCCCTATGCTAGCTATATTTCTCCCCTTGTGCCCCCTGCAGCCACCACCACCACGTCCTCCCATCGACACACTGAAGCCTACACTGGCACTACAAATTCTCTAGCATCCAAACCAGATCCAGTCATTTCCACTTCAGACTGCATACCTCAACCCCATTCCACCCAATTTGTTCAAATTTCCAGTTCCCAACTCAGTGTAGTGCCTTGTACTGCATCCTCACCCCAAAGCCATCTTCCTCTTCACCTACAACAGTCACTAGCTCTAAGTGGGTCCTCTCAGCTCCTACTTCACTACTCCGAAACACCCATGCTTAAAAAGGAAGATAGCAGACCTAGGGAGATGCTAAACGGTGAGCAGGAAAGGGGCCGTCGCTTTAACCAGCCTTCAGAATCCAAGGTCAGCAGCTTAGCAAAAGGGTCTTTATCCACCCAGCACCACCACATCCACCAGCGAGACCACTATGACAACCGGCACATGACAATTCCACCAGAGTATGCACAGGAAAACACCAATTTGAGGAACTCTTTAGTTTTAGTTCCCAACAGTCACAACCACAGCAGTGCTGATCCAGGGGGAAATCTAGACAAACTGCCTCCCCCTCTGGCCCCAGTTGAAAAAGGAGGTATCTGCGCAGGCAAACCAGTTTCCCGCACTCCTTCCAGTACGTCTCTTCCATTTCCACCTCCCTCTTTACCTGTGGATGGTCTAAAGGCAGCAGTTACTACACTATCACCCCATGCAGTTATCCACACCACACATAGTGCAACTGAGCCACTGTCCCTTGGCCTCACGTCCACAAACTTCTACCATGCCCATCAGCCAATTATTGGGTACATTGCAGGTGCAGGGCAGCCACAGTCTTTTAGTTACCACACCAGCCTGCCTCCACACCTGCTTATCCCAGGAACCCAGCCTGTTATTATCCCGGTAAGTGGAGCAGAAGCTCCCGCCACGTCTACAGCACCAACTTTCGCTGCAGCACTGCCCCATGCATTTGTGACCTCAGCAGCACCCAAAGGCGAGTCCTTTGAGACACCAGCCTCCTACCCCCACCCGACAGGTGCTGTGGTTCAGGCCCAACTGCACTTGCCTATCCTGCCGACTTGTGCTAGCCTGCCAGCTACTCCGCCTATTCCTTCCACTCCTTCTCTACCACCCTATTTTACCAAGGGTTCCATCATTCAACTAGCTGATGGGGAGTTGAAACGCGTAGAGGACCTAAAAACAGAGGACTTCCTTCAGAGTGCAGAAATCAGCAGTGAATTGAAGATTGACTCTAGTACTGTGGAGCGCATCGACAGCAGCCATACACCTAACTCTGCTATTATCCAATTTGCAGTGGGAGAGCATCGTTCACAG GTGAACGTGGAGGTGCTGGTGGAGTACCCTTTCTTTGTGTTCGGTCAGGGCTGGTCATCTTGCTGTCCGGACCGGACCACTCAGCTGTTGGAACTGCCTTGCGCTCGGCTAGCGGTGGGCGATGTTTGCATTTCCCTCACTCTCAAGAACTTGAAAAATGGCTCTTTAAAAAAGAACCAGGGGCAGATTTCAGATGCTACCAGTCTCGGGCCACCTCTTAAACCACCTTTTAAAGCACCCTCAGGAGTGACACGCAGGGCAGCACGGCACACAGAGCAGGAGAATGGACTGGCCCAGTGTGGCAGACAGGGAGGTGTGAGCTCCCAGACAAGCAAAGAAAATGGAGAACTAGGTGTCTGTGAGAAAGGAGCCTGGAAAATCCCACTATCCTCAGAATCTATCAGTAAACCTGCAGGCCGAAAGCGGAGATGGTCAGCCCCAGAAGGTCGTAAAGTCGAGAAGCCTGAAGAGGAACCGCCCTCAACTCTTCCCAGGTCTTCATTTATCTCTCAGGAGGTCAAAATCAGCATTGAAGGCAGATCGAATATTGGCAAATGA
- the gmpr gene encoding GMP reductase 1 isoform X1 — MPRVDSDLKLDFKDVLLRPKRSSLKSRSEVDLQRTFTFRNSKQTYNGIPIIVANMDTTGTFEMAQVMSKHTLFTTIHKHYTLEDWKTFASNHPECLEHVAASSGSGQADLEKLCSILEAIPLIKYICLDVANGYSEHFVEFVKTVRGKFPNHTIMAGNVVTGEMVEELILSGADIIKVGIGPGSVCTTRIKTGVGYPQLSAVIECADSAHGLKGHIISDGGCSCPGDVAKAFGAGADFVMLGGMLAGHDQCAGEVIEKDGKKFKLFYGMSSDTAMKKHVGGVAEYRASEGRTVQVAYKGDVEDTIRDILGGLRSTCTYVGAAKLKELSRRTTFIRVTQQSSQMFT, encoded by the exons ATGCCCCGAGTGGACTCCGACCTCAAACTGGACTTTAAAGACGTCCTGTTGAGACCAAAGAGGAGCAGCCTAAAGAGCAGGTCTGAG GTGGACCTGCAGAGGACTTTCACATTCCGCAACTCAAAGCAGACGTACAATGGCATCCCGATCATCGTTGCTAACATGGACACCACAGGTACTTTTGAAATGGCCCAGGTAATGAGCAAG catACTCTTTTTACTACCATCCACAAGCATTACACACTGGAGGACTGGAAGACGTTTGCATCCAATCATCCAGAGTGCCTAGAG CATGTCGCTGCAAGTTCAGGCAGTGGGCAGGCAGATCTGGAGAAACTGTGCAGCATCCTGGAAGCCATTCCACTCATTAAATACATCTGCCTGGATGTGGCCAATGGATATTCCGAGCACTTTGTGGAATTCGTCAAAACAGTCCGGGGAAAGTTCCCTAACCACACCATTATG GCTGGTAATGTGGTGACAGGAGAGATGGTAGAGGAGCTCATTCTGTCTGGAGCTGACATCATCAAAGTGGGCATCGGACCAG GTTCTGTGTGCACCACCCGCATCAAGACCGGGGTGGGCTACCCTCAGCTGAGCGCTGTTATTGAGTGTGCGGACTCTGCTCACGGGCTCAAAGGACACATCATTTCT GATGGAGGCTGCAGTTGCCCAGGGGATGTTGCCAAGGCTTTTG GCGCAGGGGCAGATTTCGTCATGCTAGGAGGAATGTTAGCGGGCCACGATCAGTGTGCCGGTGAAGTCATTGAAAAGGATGGAAAGAAGTTTAAGCTGTTCTATGGCATGAGCTCCGACACAGCCATGAAGAAACATGTTGGTGGTGTGGCAGAATACAG GGCCTCTGAGGGCCGGACTGTGCAGGTGGCATATAAAGGCGACGTAGAGGACACCATCAGAGACATCCTGGGTGGCCTGCGCTCCACTTGCACATATGTAGGAGCCGCCAAACTCAAAGAGCTCAGCCGCAGGACCACGTTTATCAGAGTTACACAGCAATCGAGTCAAATGTTCACCTAA